The following proteins are co-located in the Vigna angularis cultivar LongXiaoDou No.4 chromosome 2, ASM1680809v1, whole genome shotgun sequence genome:
- the LOC128195245 gene encoding uncharacterized protein LOC128195245: MADYKWEVGTIFTDREEFKDAIRRYSVHAGRDLKFIKNDNRRVRVTCMGGQGNCPWLAYCGYLPSRKIWQLRKIIDTHSCSRQLNIKLMNAKWVCQEIDRSLVENPSLKVSDIRTKALRKWNTNVSISKARRAKLIATRMVEGDFIEQYKRVYDYGNELLRCNPGSTVQIKVDSHNGDPIFQRMYVCLKACKDSFISCRPIICLDGCFLKGVYKGELLTAVGRDPNDQMLPLAYAVVEVENKDSCTWFLQLLIEDLGGSEVCGGCTWMSDQQKGLVLAIQELLPRAEQRYCLSHLYANFRKRFGGQVLKNLMRSAATTTYPQAWEREMLKVKEVNVEAYKYHIAIPPRFWSRSR, translated from the exons ATGGCAGATTACAAGTGGGAAGTGGGCACTATTTTTACTGACAGGGAAGAGTTTAAGGATGCTATTAGAAGGTATTCTGTTCATGCTGGGAGGGatctaaaatttatcaaaaatgaTAACCGTAGGGTGAGGGTGACATGCATGGGTGGCCAAGGTAATTGCCCATGGCTAGCTTATTGTGGTTATTTGCCGTCACGAAAAATTTGGCAATTGAGGAAGATAATTGATACTCATAGTTGTAGTAGACAACTTAATATTAAACTGATGAATGCTAAGTGGGTATGTCAGGAAATAGATAGATCTTTAGTTGAGAATCCTAGTTTAAAGGTGAGTGATATTCGTACTAAAGCATTAAGAAAATGGAATACAAATGTTTCAATATCCAAGGCAAGAAGGGCAAAGTTAATTGCCACAAGAATGGTTGAAGGAGATTTCATAGAACAATATAAAAGGGTGTACGACTATGGAAATGAGCTATTGAGGTGTAATCCAGGCTCAACAGTGCAAATTAAAGTTGACTCTCATAATGGTGACCCAATCTTTCAAAGAATGTATGTTTGTCTCAAAGCTTGTAAAGATAGTTTCATAAGTTGTAGGCCCATTATATGTTTAGACGGATGTTTTTTGAAAGGTGTTTACAAAGGGGAGCTGCTGACTGCTGTTGGTAGGGATCCAAACGACCAAATGCTACCCCTTGCCTATGCAGTAGTAGAAGTGGAGAACAAAGACAGCTGCACATGGTTTTTGCAATTGTTAATTGAAGACCTCGGGGGCAGTGAAGTATGTGGAGGGTGCACATGGATGTCAGACCAGCAGAAG GGGTTAGTCTTAGCTATCCAAGAGCTTTTGCCTCGGGCAGAACAAAGATACTGTTTAAGTCACCTCTATGCAAACTTTAGGAAAAGGTTTGGTGGGCAGGTATTAAAAAATCTCATGCGGAGTGCTGCAACCACCACATATCCCCAGGCTTGGGAGAGAGAAATGCTGAAAGTTAAAGAAGTCAATGTTGAAGCATATAAATACCACATAGCCATTCCCCCAAG GTTTTGGTCAAGGTCTCgctga